A genomic segment from Leptolyngbya boryana PCC 6306 encodes:
- a CDS encoding GNAT family N-acetyltransferase, with protein MIRLTIPHDTSALLALAEATGLFESNQIEELAQMLNQHFSNETDSQGVWLTDYDNEPVGVAYVAPERMTDGTWNLYLIAIHPNHQKQGRGAVLLRYVEQMLAERGERVLLVETSGTDDFEYVRAFYRNNDYVEEARIRDFYTDGVDKIVFRKSLRSVAA; from the coding sequence ATGATTCGATTGACCATACCCCATGACACAAGTGCATTACTTGCTTTGGCAGAGGCAACAGGGCTTTTCGAGTCAAATCAAATTGAAGAACTCGCTCAAATGCTAAATCAGCATTTCAGTAACGAAACAGATAGCCAAGGTGTATGGCTAACCGACTACGATAATGAGCCAGTGGGGGTTGCCTACGTTGCGCCAGAACGTATGACAGACGGGACATGGAATCTCTATCTGATTGCTATTCATCCCAACCACCAAAAACAGGGACGCGGAGCCGTGTTGTTGCGATATGTCGAGCAAATGCTCGCTGAGCGCGGCGAGCGTGTGCTACTAGTGGAAACATCTGGAACGGACGACTTTGAATACGTCCGCGCATTTTACCGCAACAATGATTACGTGGAGGAAGCGAGAATTCGCGATTTCTACACAGACGGTGTCGATAAAATTGTCTTTCGCAAGTCACTGAGAAGTGTTGCTGCATAA
- a CDS encoding DUF2281 domain-containing protein, with protein sequence MMIIAEQIYALVKSLPQDQANEVLTFAEFIHAKHLKDNQSLSTVSSTDWSEFVYSLDGAWVEDFPTLEAIRAESGQDTLRESL encoded by the coding sequence ATGATGATAATTGCTGAACAGATTTATGCACTCGTGAAATCTCTTCCTCAAGATCAAGCAAACGAAGTCCTGACTTTTGCTGAATTTATTCATGCTAAACATCTCAAGGATAATCAATCATTGAGTACAGTAAGCTCAACGGACTGGTCAGAGTTCGTTTATTCTCTGGATGGAGCATGGGTAGAAGACTTTCCTACCCTAGAAGCAATTCGTGCTGAATCAGGACAGGACACCCTGCGGGAGAGCCTTTAG
- a CDS encoding PIN domain-containing protein, with protein MYVLDTNTLIYYFKAQGLPIGSLDILIAGTTLTLQATLVTHNVNEFSRVSGLAIADWY; from the coding sequence ATGTATGTTTTGGATACCAATACCCTGATCTACTACTTCAAAGCACAAGGGCTGCCCATTGGTTCACTAGATATTTTAATTGCAGGAACAACCCTGACACTTCAGGCAACTCTTGTCACCCATAATGTCAACGAGTTTTCCCGAGTTTCGGGACTGGCGATCGCAGATTGGTATTGA
- a CDS encoding GntR family transcriptional regulator: MVQFHIQPDSDIPASTQLYNQILFAIASRQFPPGHRLPSTRQLAMQTGLHRNTISKVYRQLEDAGVVDAQAGSGIYVRDQGHDDTAAHIKSPLLEQYPQAHKIIQTSLDELVKQGCSLGQARELFLAEIDWRLRCSASVLVTAPLHDIANGEVLMRELERALAIPMQLVPMEELAQVLDQTRSSTVVTSRYFIAQAEAIAMPKAARVIPVDIYDFEQELKMVKTMPKGTCLGIVSLSAGTVGVAEVIIHSLRGDDLLVMTAQVNDRYKLNAMVRTAQTIFSFDHVSCATVKATISASRDDIIRPPQVICCENFIVSKSISLLKRELGLE, encoded by the coding sequence ATGGTGCAGTTTCATATTCAGCCAGATAGTGATATCCCGGCATCAACTCAACTCTATAACCAGATTTTATTCGCGATCGCATCGCGGCAATTTCCACCGGGACATCGCTTGCCGAGTACGCGTCAGTTGGCAATGCAAACCGGGCTGCACCGCAATACGATTAGTAAGGTCTATCGCCAGCTTGAAGATGCAGGGGTCGTAGATGCCCAAGCGGGTTCAGGAATTTATGTACGCGACCAGGGGCATGATGACACCGCAGCGCATATTAAATCGCCTCTGCTTGAGCAATATCCCCAAGCGCATAAAATTATCCAAACCAGCTTAGATGAGCTTGTGAAACAAGGATGTTCGCTCGGACAAGCACGAGAATTATTTCTAGCAGAAATCGATTGGAGATTGCGGTGTAGTGCTTCGGTTCTGGTCACGGCTCCGCTGCATGACATTGCCAATGGGGAAGTGTTGATGCGGGAGTTAGAACGCGCTCTGGCAATTCCGATGCAGCTTGTTCCAATGGAAGAACTGGCGCAAGTGTTAGATCAGACGAGATCGAGTACGGTGGTCACGAGTCGATATTTCATTGCTCAAGCGGAAGCGATCGCGATGCCAAAAGCGGCGCGGGTGATTCCGGTTGATATTTATGACTTTGAGCAGGAATTGAAGATGGTGAAGACGATGCCGAAGGGAACTTGCCTCGGGATTGTCAGTTTGAGTGCGGGAACGGTTGGCGTGGCTGAGGTGATTATTCACAGTTTACGCGGAGATGATTTGTTGGTCATGACGGCGCAGGTGAACGATCGCTACAAACTCAATGCGATGGTGAGAACTGCACAGACGATTTTTAGTTTTGATCACGTGAGTTGTGCGACGGTGAAGGCGACGATTTCGGCTTCGCGGGATGATATTATTCGTCCGCCGCAAGTGATTTGTTGCGAGAATTTTATTGTCAGTAAGTCGATTAGTTTGCTGAAGCGCGAGTTAGGTTTAGAGTAA
- a CDS encoding dienelactone hydrolase family protein produces the protein MNSSWIKISNPSLDIDAYLAEPNSPTSAAIIVIQEIFGVNPHIRDVTERFAQAGYVAIAPAIFQRTAPGFEVGYSQEETKLGRSHKDQTQADELLSDLQATIDYLKAKGIQKIGVIGFCFGGHVAYLAATLPDIQSTASFYGAGIVTMTPGGGEPTVSRTPDIQGTLYAFFGTQDPLIPVEHIDQIEAALKAHHIDHQVFRYPVGHGFFCDRRADYDPTAAADAWEKVNALFSRLKD, from the coding sequence GTGAATTCCTCTTGGATCAAAATTTCTAACCCATCTCTCGACATTGATGCTTATCTGGCTGAACCCAATTCGCCAACTTCAGCGGCGATCATTGTCATTCAAGAAATCTTTGGCGTAAATCCCCACATTCGAGATGTGACAGAACGATTCGCGCAAGCCGGATATGTCGCGATCGCGCCCGCGATTTTTCAGCGAACGGCTCCTGGATTTGAAGTCGGATATAGCCAAGAAGAGACAAAACTTGGGCGATCACATAAAGATCAAACTCAAGCGGACGAATTGTTAAGCGATTTGCAAGCGACGATCGATTATCTAAAAGCGAAAGGCATTCAGAAAATTGGGGTGATCGGCTTCTGCTTTGGTGGACACGTTGCCTATTTAGCGGCAACCCTGCCAGACATTCAATCCACCGCTTCATTTTATGGTGCAGGCATTGTCACGATGACTCCAGGTGGAGGGGAGCCGACCGTTTCTCGAACTCCAGACATTCAAGGAACGCTCTACGCCTTTTTTGGAACCCAAGATCCGTTAATTCCGGTTGAACACATTGATCAAATTGAAGCGGCGCTCAAAGCGCACCATATTGATCACCAAGTGTTTCGGTATCCAGTAGGGCATGGTTTTTTCTGCGATCGACGGGCTGATTATGATCCGACTGCCGCCGCTGATGCTTGGGAGAAAGTTAACGCGTTGTTTTCGAGATTGAAGGACTAA
- a CDS encoding S1 RNA-binding domain-containing protein, protein MPSRSTDASFSMEDFAKALEQHDYEFQKGKLVTGKAFSYESDGALVDIGGKSPAFLPIEEASVRRVNDVSAVLPLDEEREFIIVREQDADGRVTISLRQLEVRKVWERLADLQANNQSVQVRVTGMNKGGVTVDVQGLRGFIPRSHLVERENLEALKGQTLSATFLELDRDRNKIVLSNRLAARTVNFSQLEVGQVVTATITSLKPFGAFAEFDSTTGLLHINQISKNYVESLSSLLKVGQEIKAMIVDLDEGRGRISLSTRVFENYPGEAIEDFAKLMDEAESRQERAKKNLLG, encoded by the coding sequence ATGCCATCTCGATCGACAGATGCTTCCTTTTCGATGGAAGATTTCGCAAAAGCCTTAGAGCAACACGATTATGAGTTTCAGAAAGGAAAACTCGTGACGGGTAAAGCCTTTAGCTACGAAAGCGATGGGGCATTAGTTGATATTGGAGGCAAGTCTCCTGCGTTTCTGCCGATCGAAGAAGCGAGTGTGCGGCGCGTGAATGATGTTTCGGCTGTGCTGCCTTTGGATGAAGAACGCGAATTCATTATTGTTCGCGAACAAGATGCGGATGGACGAGTAACCATTTCGCTGCGTCAGCTTGAGGTGCGGAAAGTTTGGGAACGCTTAGCCGATTTGCAGGCGAACAATCAGAGTGTCCAAGTCCGGGTCACGGGAATGAATAAAGGCGGCGTGACTGTAGATGTTCAAGGACTGCGGGGCTTTATTCCGCGATCGCATCTGGTTGAGCGTGAAAATTTAGAAGCGCTGAAAGGACAAACGCTATCCGCAACGTTCTTAGAATTGGATCGCGATCGCAACAAAATTGTTTTATCGAACCGTCTAGCGGCTCGGACTGTGAATTTCAGTCAGCTCGAAGTTGGGCAAGTCGTGACTGCAACGATTACCAGTTTGAAGCCGTTTGGTGCGTTTGCCGAGTTTGATAGCACAACAGGGTTATTGCACATTAATCAGATCAGCAAGAACTATGTTGAATCGCTATCTTCACTGCTGAAAGTTGGGCAAGAAATTAAGGCGATGATTGTGGATCTCGATGAAGGTCGCGGTCGGATTTCGCTTTCGACACGGGTGTTTGAGAACTATCCGGGAGAAGCGATCGAAGATTTTGCGAAACTGATGGACGAAGCAGAATCGCGGCAAGAACGAGCCAAGAAAAACTTACTGGGATAG
- a CDS encoding tetratricopeptide repeat protein — protein MAKKQKPQSSKSSKGFGTKNLAPELQKAIGLAAREKWAEARDILERLSEDYPNNTEILLMLSNCCYEMQDMLAFQRVSERLVELEPNNADAAFALGQTYLTNSHFLLALQTLQSAIARWSDYPNAEEINEIISKIESQVDELLGEAGLVGEAGFEIAILHERGQAALEVGDYARARQLEEQVLERKPDFVAASNNLSLIEFLQDNLEGAIAVCTQVLETQPNNIHALSNLVRYYCLIGKLDEAQQIGDRLKASQASAWDAWTKKMEGLSFLGDDQSVVEVFQQAEKEGDPEIASAMFFHLAGVAFARLGQSSEARKHWKKALEVSPGFELARSNLDNLNRMTGEPAWAFPFSHWFTPIALKAVEKAMRSGQSSEKAFQKSMQICLQDHPEIKAVIPILFDRGDPAGRHLAFVIASNLATPEFLEMLKDFALSQQGSDSMRHEAAIQVAEAGLLPTENVRMWLQGEWREISLISYEFYDESPYKRSKKANDLMRSALNKLRFEDKAEAEEAEQLLRQVLELYPDSPDVLNNIAASYDIQERTEDMLALIQEIIDRFPNYVPARASMAQYHLHNKNIEAADTLLKPMISRKRWHIDDFATFSNSYLQLLLAQKETKAAQLWLNLWAGVEPDRIDVQQWQRRLAPSSFLDDLDPVTRLKR, from the coding sequence ATGGCAAAGAAGCAGAAACCTCAATCCTCAAAATCATCCAAAGGATTTGGGACAAAAAATTTAGCCCCTGAATTACAAAAAGCGATCGGGCTAGCTGCGCGGGAAAAATGGGCTGAAGCGCGCGATATTTTAGAACGCTTAAGTGAGGATTATCCGAACAACACAGAAATCCTGCTGATGTTGAGCAATTGCTGCTATGAGATGCAGGATATGTTGGCATTTCAGCGCGTCAGTGAACGGTTGGTTGAGCTTGAACCGAATAATGCAGATGCAGCGTTTGCTTTAGGGCAAACCTATCTCACTAATTCTCATTTTTTACTGGCGCTACAAACGCTACAGTCTGCGATCGCACGTTGGTCAGATTATCCCAATGCTGAAGAGATCAACGAGATCATCAGCAAAATTGAATCGCAAGTGGATGAATTACTTGGAGAAGCTGGCTTAGTTGGTGAAGCAGGGTTTGAAATTGCGATCTTGCATGAACGCGGACAGGCTGCGCTAGAAGTAGGCGATTATGCAAGAGCTAGACAACTCGAAGAGCAAGTTTTAGAGCGCAAACCAGATTTTGTCGCTGCGAGTAATAATTTGAGTCTGATCGAATTCTTGCAAGACAACCTTGAAGGCGCGATCGCAGTTTGCACTCAAGTTCTGGAAACTCAACCGAATAACATTCACGCGCTGTCGAATTTAGTGCGTTATTACTGTTTAATCGGCAAATTAGACGAGGCTCAGCAAATCGGCGATCGCTTGAAAGCAAGTCAAGCTTCTGCCTGGGATGCTTGGACGAAAAAAATGGAAGGATTGAGCTTCTTGGGAGACGATCAAAGTGTCGTTGAGGTGTTTCAACAAGCCGAAAAAGAAGGCGACCCCGAAATTGCTTCTGCAATGTTCTTCCATTTGGCTGGGGTGGCATTTGCAAGATTAGGACAATCCTCAGAAGCTCGAAAGCATTGGAAGAAGGCGTTAGAAGTCTCTCCCGGATTTGAGCTAGCACGATCGAATCTCGATAATCTGAATCGTATGACAGGTGAACCCGCTTGGGCTTTTCCGTTCAGTCATTGGTTCACACCTATCGCTTTAAAAGCGGTGGAAAAAGCAATGCGATCGGGACAATCTTCTGAGAAAGCCTTTCAGAAATCGATGCAAATTTGCCTGCAAGACCACCCGGAAATCAAAGCGGTTATCCCAATTTTGTTCGATCGTGGAGATCCAGCCGGACGACATCTGGCTTTTGTGATCGCTTCAAATCTAGCAACGCCTGAGTTTCTAGAGATGTTAAAGGATTTTGCATTGAGTCAGCAGGGATCAGATTCGATGCGCCATGAGGCAGCCATTCAAGTGGCTGAAGCTGGATTGTTGCCGACGGAAAATGTTCGGATGTGGTTGCAAGGAGAATGGCGAGAGATTTCGTTGATTTCCTATGAGTTCTATGATGAGTCGCCTTATAAGCGATCGAAAAAAGCAAATGACCTGATGCGATCAGCTTTGAACAAGTTGCGATTCGAAGACAAAGCAGAAGCAGAAGAGGCAGAGCAGTTATTGAGACAGGTTCTAGAACTGTATCCTGATTCACCGGATGTTTTGAATAATATTGCTGCATCCTATGACATCCAAGAGCGAACTGAAGACATGCTTGCACTGATCCAGGAGATCATCGATCGATTTCCAAATTATGTCCCTGCGCGTGCTTCGATGGCTCAATATCATTTACACAATAAAAACATTGAAGCGGCTGACACACTGCTGAAGCCAATGATTTCTAGAAAACGTTGGCATATCGATGATTTTGCAACGTTCTCTAATTCGTATTTGCAGTTACTACTGGCGCAGAAAGAGACAAAAGCCGCCCAACTTTGGCTGAATCTGTGGGCTGGAGTTGAGCCAGATCGAATTGATGTGCAGCAATGGCAAAGACGATTAGCACCCTCATCTTTCCTCGATGATCTTGACCCAGTAACGCGTCTTAAACGGTGA
- a CDS encoding aminotransferase class IV gives MKYWYNGSAIAGDQIQLSITDPGLIYGATTFTTLRVYQSLDHELTNWKGHCDRLETTIADFHWQSPNWDNIRSGAEWLSNDYPVLRIVVFPDGREWVAGRSLPVDLAERQQKGITAWVAGSELSRSLPQHKTGNYLAPWLALQTAQRLNAQEAILTDLNGNWLESSTGTLWGWKDNGWWTPPLVDGILPGLLRSHLLSSLSNVIEKTWTPDLVWEFEAIAYTNCVMEVIPIHTVLDRETQFQYVADHPSFQLLRECFTV, from the coding sequence GTGAAATATTGGTACAACGGAAGCGCCATTGCAGGGGATCAAATTCAACTCTCCATCACTGATCCAGGTTTAATCTATGGTGCTACAACTTTTACGACCCTGCGAGTTTACCAATCCTTAGATCATGAATTGACAAATTGGAAGGGGCATTGCGATCGCTTAGAAACGACGATCGCGGATTTCCACTGGCAATCTCCTAATTGGGACAACATTCGATCTGGCGCGGAATGGCTCTCAAATGACTATCCAGTTCTAAGAATTGTCGTTTTTCCAGATGGACGAGAATGGGTTGCAGGTCGATCTCTGCCAGTTGATTTAGCAGAGCGTCAGCAAAAAGGCATTACAGCTTGGGTCGCAGGATCTGAACTTTCGCGATCGCTTCCTCAACATAAGACAGGAAACTACCTTGCCCCTTGGCTCGCTCTCCAAACTGCTCAGCGGTTAAATGCTCAAGAAGCAATTCTGACGGATTTAAATGGCAACTGGCTCGAATCGAGTACAGGTACGCTTTGGGGTTGGAAAGACAATGGTTGGTGGACTCCACCTTTAGTCGATGGAATTTTGCCAGGATTATTGCGATCGCATCTTCTCAGTTCGTTGAGCAATGTGATTGAGAAGACTTGGACACCGGATTTAGTGTGGGAATTTGAAGCGATCGCTTATACGAACTGTGTGATGGAAGTGATTCCAATTCACACAGTTCTCGATCGTGAGACTCAATTCCAATATGTTGCTGACCATCCTAGTTTTCAACTTCTAAGAGAGTGCTTCACCGTTTAA